A single window of Thermodesulfovibrionales bacterium DNA harbors:
- a CDS encoding J domain-containing protein: MDRVQESHSSDERALRLLATSRLISLFRENCAARELYERASRNYETLLGILEDPGTARELESLLKMPAVGIQGDVEAIIGLLLFNRENDPYLSLGFRERVSMTEANRRWKRLMVLYHPDRTQDRRADRKDHEEKAKRINEAYEEIVKRKERSSFDDIVREGSIDGIAGTYKPSYHRYLKYLPTIIIVAVVIIALISILLFIATLKKMI; encoded by the coding sequence ATGGACAGAGTGCAAGAGAGCCATAGCTCCGACGAAAGAGCGCTACGGTTGCTCGCAACGTCCAGGCTGATCTCCCTATTTCGTGAAAACTGCGCCGCAAGAGAGCTTTACGAAAGAGCATCACGAAACTATGAGACCCTGCTCGGTATACTCGAAGACCCCGGTACGGCAAGAGAGCTTGAATCCCTGCTCAAGATGCCTGCCGTCGGAATTCAGGGAGACGTAGAAGCGATAATCGGACTCCTGCTTTTTAATAGGGAGAATGATCCCTACCTCTCTCTCGGCTTCAGGGAGCGCGTATCCATGACCGAGGCGAACAGGCGATGGAAACGTCTTATGGTGCTTTACCATCCTGATAGGACTCAAGACAGACGTGCAGATCGGAAGGACCATGAGGAGAAAGCGAAGCGGATCAACGAGGCTTATGAAGAAATAGTGAAAAGGAAGGAACGATCATCTTTCGATGACATCGTCAGAGAAGGGAGCATAGACGGCATCGCCGGGACGTATAAACCGTCGTATCATAGGTACCTGAAATATTTACCCACCATAATAATAGTAGCAGTCGTGATCATTGCACTTATCTCGATACTCCTCTTTATTGCCACGCTGAAGAAAATGATCTAG
- a CDS encoding polysaccharide biosynthesis tyrosine autokinase: protein MNGNDRDDMKQQYGLQPYDQKDSLPSPYIRYPDPESHQEEAHLRDYLNVIVKRKWIVLIFFISVVITTIILTSMMTPLYQATVVMKIDKGGGSGILPFGGVVAGSMGDTIDTQYEILKSRSLAERVVKKLNLDKNSDFLPVQSKLDRIRNALFSPIERAVSAVSNIFSSPDQDRPKGAPAAQGQVVQHQATQEEVPLYLSGSILSRLTVVPVKMTQLVKVSFLSHNPELSMDVANAVADAYIDYDLESRIDASREAKDFLEKQIALTKDKVEDAEKKLNEYAAKNGIIFLDNEKWNVSNQKLNDVSTALGTLTTDRMQKEALLRELKESSGADNPALLGNALVQGLRNQQASLETEYQTLSRTYTPDYPKMKSLKTQLDSIQEKIEQEKARTIRSLESDYNALLRRESGLKKTFDTLKTQVLEFQGKTTEYQILKRDVTINKELYNSLVQRLNEVGVSAMVKAGNIQVVDRAVFPRAPSKPDKSRNLLLSIIFGLMGGIGLAFLVDYFDNTIKDPQEIEKSMRIPSLGMIPLQKELGELRKSEITYVDSRSSVAEAFRSIGTFVLLSSPLKPPRTILVTSPGEKEGKTTVSANIAAALAESLGKGIIIDADLRRPRLHKSFALDNKIGLSSCLTGNVEFDCGNGKLIKETPVKGLSFMSSGPVPPNPTELLFSPRMKNIVDALYSLYNFVIIDAPPVMGMPDSVFLSSIVDGTILVVKAGETPRDALVETRKIFKSVNSKLLGVVLNGVKKNDLKYGYYSRYFSSYFKE from the coding sequence ATGAACGGCAACGATAGAGATGATATGAAACAACAATATGGTCTTCAGCCCTACGATCAGAAGGACTCGCTTCCGTCTCCCTATATCAGATATCCCGATCCCGAATCGCATCAGGAAGAAGCCCATCTGAGGGATTACCTCAATGTCATTGTAAAACGGAAGTGGATCGTCCTGATTTTTTTTATTTCCGTCGTAATTACAACGATAATTTTGACATCAATGATGACACCCCTCTATCAAGCGACCGTTGTCATGAAGATAGATAAGGGAGGAGGATCTGGTATCCTTCCCTTTGGCGGTGTTGTCGCAGGTTCAATGGGCGACACGATTGACACGCAGTACGAGATACTGAAGAGCAGGAGCCTTGCAGAGAGGGTAGTCAAGAAGCTCAACCTCGACAAGAACAGTGATTTTCTCCCTGTACAAAGTAAGCTGGACAGGATCAGGAATGCGCTCTTCAGCCCTATAGAGCGCGCCGTATCAGCTGTATCGAACATATTCTCTTCGCCTGATCAGGACCGCCCAAAAGGTGCGCCCGCTGCCCAGGGCCAGGTAGTACAGCATCAGGCAACCCAGGAAGAGGTGCCGCTCTATCTGAGCGGATCCATCCTGAGCCGGCTCACTGTTGTTCCAGTTAAGATGACGCAGCTTGTTAAAGTGAGTTTCCTTTCTCATAATCCCGAGCTCTCGATGGACGTTGCCAATGCGGTAGCCGACGCTTACATAGATTATGACCTCGAAAGCAGAATTGATGCGAGCAGGGAGGCAAAGGACTTCCTCGAAAAGCAGATCGCACTCACAAAGGACAAAGTCGAAGATGCCGAGAAGAAATTAAATGAATATGCTGCCAAGAATGGAATAATATTTCTCGATAATGAAAAGTGGAACGTCAGCAATCAAAAATTGAATGACGTTTCGACAGCCTTGGGTACCCTAACCACCGATAGGATGCAAAAGGAGGCATTGTTGCGGGAATTGAAGGAATCGTCGGGCGCTGACAACCCCGCACTTTTGGGCAACGCACTCGTCCAGGGACTTCGAAATCAGCAGGCATCCCTTGAGACTGAATATCAGACACTTTCAAGGACGTATACTCCTGACTATCCAAAGATGAAGAGTTTAAAAACCCAGCTTGATTCAATCCAGGAAAAGATCGAGCAGGAGAAAGCCCGTACCATACGGTCTCTCGAATCAGACTATAATGCCCTGTTGAGGAGAGAGTCGGGCCTCAAGAAGACTTTTGATACGCTCAAGACGCAGGTCCTCGAGTTTCAGGGAAAGACGACGGAATACCAGATTCTCAAGAGGGATGTTACGATTAACAAAGAGTTATACAATAGCCTGGTCCAGAGATTAAACGAGGTTGGTGTCAGTGCCATGGTCAAGGCAGGGAATATACAGGTAGTTGACAGGGCTGTATTTCCGCGTGCGCCGTCGAAACCTGACAAATCGCGGAACCTTCTCTTGTCAATTATTTTCGGTCTTATGGGTGGAATCGGTCTGGCCTTTCTGGTAGATTATTTCGACAATACGATAAAAGATCCCCAGGAGATCGAAAAGAGCATGCGTATCCCTTCTCTCGGCATGATCCCGCTTCAGAAAGAACTCGGTGAACTGAGAAAAAGCGAGATAACGTACGTTGACTCTCGAAGCAGTGTGGCAGAGGCGTTCCGGTCTATCGGAACCTTCGTCCTCTTGTCATCTCCTTTGAAACCGCCAAGAACAATTCTGGTCACGAGTCCGGGGGAAAAAGAGGGGAAAACAACTGTCTCTGCTAATATTGCCGCCGCTCTTGCAGAGTCCCTCGGAAAGGGGATTATCATTGATGCCGATCTGAGAAGGCCAAGACTTCATAAGTCCTTTGCCTTGGACAACAAGATAGGACTTTCAAGCTGCCTCACCGGTAACGTTGAGTTCGACTGTGGCAATGGCAAACTCATTAAAGAGACTCCGGTAAAAGGCCTCAGTTTCATGTCTTCAGGGCCCGTTCCGCCTAACCCGACGGAGCTGCTTTTTTCACCCAGGATGAAAAATATCGTCGATGCATTATATTCGCTTTACAACTTTGTTATCATTGATGCGCCTCCGGTGATGGGAATGCCCGACAGCGTTTTCCTCAGCAGCATTGTTGACGGTACAATCCTGGTAGTGAAGGCGGGTGAGACGCCACGGGATGCGCTCGTTGAAACGAGAAAGATTTTCAAGAGTGTCAACAGTAAACTGCTGGGGGTGGTGCTTAATGGCGTGAAAAAAAATGACCTCAAGTATGGTTATTACTCCCGCTATTTCTCCTCCTATTTCAAAGAGTAG
- a CDS encoding polysaccharide biosynthesis/export family protein, whose product MRHADKGEGDKLNNELVQRKAEFRKVSAITDYKIGPEDLLEIDVFGTPELKTTARVSGSGFIKMSLIDTVEAGGHTVAELESIIATRLKQYLREPVVSVFVREYRSQQISVIGSVQKPQVLYVTGQKYLLDVISLSGGLTPDAGTLCIIQRVSELDPNNKEGFTKIVIDLNELLTQGKAELNIPVFSGDIVQVPKSEVFFVEGAVRGPGSIPLRGKTTLIQAISMANGLSFEALHSDIKIYRKSEKSGFGVQTVDYDDILEGKAPDVEVKEKDIIIVGRNGFKTLISGISGALNFGMFSMGKGNLVP is encoded by the coding sequence TTGCGTCATGCCGATAAAGGGGAAGGCGACAAGTTGAATAATGAGCTTGTCCAGAGGAAAGCAGAATTCAGAAAGGTGTCTGCCATAACTGACTACAAGATCGGTCCTGAAGACCTCCTCGAAATCGATGTCTTCGGCACCCCCGAGCTAAAGACGACAGCACGGGTGAGTGGCAGTGGATTTATAAAGATGTCCCTCATTGACACGGTTGAGGCTGGAGGCCATACAGTCGCCGAGCTTGAGTCTATTATCGCGACGCGCTTAAAACAATATTTACGGGAGCCCGTGGTCAGCGTCTTCGTAAGAGAATACAGGAGCCAGCAGATTTCGGTCATTGGGTCTGTTCAGAAGCCCCAGGTGCTCTATGTGACGGGTCAGAAGTATCTGCTTGACGTGATTTCGCTTTCGGGTGGCCTTACGCCGGATGCGGGGACTCTCTGCATTATCCAGAGGGTGTCAGAGCTGGATCCTAATAACAAGGAAGGCTTCACTAAGATCGTCATAGATTTGAACGAACTGCTGACGCAAGGGAAGGCTGAACTGAATATCCCTGTCTTTTCTGGGGACATAGTCCAGGTCCCGAAGAGCGAGGTCTTCTTTGTTGAGGGCGCTGTCCGCGGCCCTGGTTCAATCCCGCTGAGAGGGAAGACGACACTTATCCAGGCAATAAGTATGGCCAACGGGTTGAGCTTTGAAGCTCTCCATTCCGATATAAAAATCTACCGAAAAAGTGAAAAGTCAGGGTTTGGTGTGCAGACCGTTGACTACGACGATATACTCGAAGGCAAGGCCCCTGATGTCGAGGTTAAAGAGAAGGACATTATCATCGTCGGCAGAAACGGTTTCAAGACCTTAATAAGCGGGATTTCCGGCGCCCTTAACTTCGGCATGTTCAGTATGGGCAAAGGAAACCTCGTTCCGTGA